A region of Vigna radiata var. radiata cultivar VC1973A chromosome 10, Vradiata_ver6, whole genome shotgun sequence DNA encodes the following proteins:
- the LOC106774709 gene encoding probable apyrase 6 isoform X1, protein MSFPKSPRHSSPYSPSSPSSSSYIPPHRTQLHPRMISLYTSSSPSSSHTNPNPNKPHTGKCLLFLFAFLFFTAPFLFYLFSTALQIHSSPKFGDSRPVSFALAFRAGPDALRLSVYHFLGPGLGLLAAAHSAAAAPGYAAPPDALRGAVAELVRFAKGKVPRREWGNTVVRLAASEELEQLGSEEAEKVLECCRKALKASGFLFKDEWARVVSGEEQGISSWVAVNYALGNLGREPHETTGIVELGGGSLQDVVWKSLEERLKYRELKLSSKSSKRNIANPCIPRGYEYPDISNASYVKHAIFQPAGNFTTCRSEAFSLLKRTEDKCLHSPCKITSSFPELLGEQDSKSFLYTSEILRMAPRTLFQLEEAGRHYCEDHWDALKDQHNEIDYLDLLQYCFSSAYMLALLHDVLGIAMEEKRVGFGNEKINSHVDWTLGSFIIETMGEPLELEHIDTGMILGNESVTYFSLFAFLFLIILAAFFVMQWRKPQLKTVYDLEKGHYIVTRIRRSQPQLCTERTIVWNMWELAH, encoded by the exons ATGAGTTTCCCAAAAAGCCCTCGCcattcttctccttattctcCCTCCTccccttcctcttcttcctaCATTCCACCCCACCGTACCCAGCTGCACCCTCGCATGATCTCCCTCTatacttcttcttctccttcttccagtCACACAAATCCAAATCCCAACAAGCCCCACACCGGAAAAtgccttctcttcctcttcgccttcctcttcttcactgCTCCATTCCTCTTCTACCTCTTTTCCACCGCCCTCCAAATCCACTCCTCCCCCAAATTCGGCGATTCTCGCCCTGTCTCCTTCGCCCTCGCTTTCCGCGCCGGCCCCGACGCTCTCCGCCTCTCCGTTTACCACTTTCTTGGCCCCGGCCTCGGCCTCCTCGCCGCCGCTCACTCCGCCGCCGCCGCTCCCGGCTATGCTGCCCCGCCCGACGCGCTCCGTGGCGCCGTCGCTGAGCTTGTCCGGTTCGCTAAGGGCAAGGTGCCTCGCCGGGAGTGGGGGAACACCGTCGTGCGGCTTGCGGCCTCCGAGGAGCTCGAGCAGCTCGGCTCCGAGGAAGCAGAGAAGGTTCTGGAATGTTGCAGAAAGGCCTTAAAGGCGTCCGGGTTCTTGTTCAAGGATGAATGGGCACGCGTCGTTTCAG GAGAAGAACAAGGCATCTCTTCTTGGGTTGCAGTAAATTATGCTCTTGGAAATTTGGGACGCGAGCCTCACGAAACAACTGGAATAGTTGAACTTGGTGGGGGTTCTTTGCAG GATGTAGTCTGGAAATCATTAGAGGAGAGACTGAAATACAGAGAATTGAAGCTTT CGTCAAAATCTAGCAAAAGAAATATCGCCAATCCTTGCATTCCTAGAGGGTATGAGTACCCTGATATCTCTAATGCAAGTTATGTAAAACATGCAATCTTTCAACCAGCTGGAAATTTCACTACATGCAGATCAGAAGCTTTTTCATTGTTAAAAAGAACAGAAG ATAAATGCCTTCACTCACCATGTAAAATCACTTCATCGTTCCCCGAATTATTAGGCGAGCAAGATTCAAAAAGCTTCTTGTATACTTCTGAG ATTCTTAGGATGGCTCCTAGGACTTTGTTTCAATTAGAGGAAGCAGGCCGACATTACTGTGAAGATCATTGGGATGCTCTCAAAGATCAACATAATGAAATTGATTATCTGGATTTATTGCAGTATTGTTTCTCTTCTGCCTATATGCTGGCTCTATTGCATGATGTTCTTGGGATTGCTATGGAAGAGAAAAG GGTTGGATTTGGGAACGAGAAGATTAACAGTCACGTAGATTGGACACTCGGATCCTTCATAATTGAAACAATGGGAGAACCCCTTGAATTGGAACATATAGATACGGGGATGATACTAGGGAATGAATCAGTcacatatttttcattatttgcatttcttttcttaatcaTACTTGCTGCATTCTTTGTTATGCAATGGAGAAAGCCACAATTGAAGACGGTATATGACCTTGAGAAGGGACACTATATTGTTACAAGAATACGCAG ATCACAGCCCCAGCTATGCACAGAAAGGACCATTGTCTGGAATATGTGGGAGCTAGCTCATTGA
- the LOC106774709 gene encoding probable apyrase 6 isoform X2, with protein MSFPKSPRHSSPYSPSSPSSSSYIPPHRTQLHPRMISLYTSSSPSSSHTNPNPNKPHTGKCLLFLFAFLFFTAPFLFYLFSTALQIHSSPKFGDSRPVSFALAFRAGPDALRLSVYHFLGPGLGLLAAAHSAAAAPGYAAPPDALRGAVAELVRFAKGKVPRREWGNTVVRLAASEELEQLGSEEAEKVLECCRKALKASGFLFKDEWARVVSGEEQGISSWVAVNYALGNLGREPHETTGIVELGGGSLQDVVWKSLEERLKYRELKLYKCLHSPCKITSSFPELLGEQDSKSFLYTSEILRMAPRTLFQLEEAGRHYCEDHWDALKDQHNEIDYLDLLQYCFSSAYMLALLHDVLGIAMEEKRVGFGNEKINSHVDWTLGSFIIETMGEPLELEHIDTGMILGNESVTYFSLFAFLFLIILAAFFVMQWRKPQLKTVYDLEKGHYIVTRIRRSQPQLCTERTIVWNMWELAH; from the exons ATGAGTTTCCCAAAAAGCCCTCGCcattcttctccttattctcCCTCCTccccttcctcttcttcctaCATTCCACCCCACCGTACCCAGCTGCACCCTCGCATGATCTCCCTCTatacttcttcttctccttcttccagtCACACAAATCCAAATCCCAACAAGCCCCACACCGGAAAAtgccttctcttcctcttcgccttcctcttcttcactgCTCCATTCCTCTTCTACCTCTTTTCCACCGCCCTCCAAATCCACTCCTCCCCCAAATTCGGCGATTCTCGCCCTGTCTCCTTCGCCCTCGCTTTCCGCGCCGGCCCCGACGCTCTCCGCCTCTCCGTTTACCACTTTCTTGGCCCCGGCCTCGGCCTCCTCGCCGCCGCTCACTCCGCCGCCGCCGCTCCCGGCTATGCTGCCCCGCCCGACGCGCTCCGTGGCGCCGTCGCTGAGCTTGTCCGGTTCGCTAAGGGCAAGGTGCCTCGCCGGGAGTGGGGGAACACCGTCGTGCGGCTTGCGGCCTCCGAGGAGCTCGAGCAGCTCGGCTCCGAGGAAGCAGAGAAGGTTCTGGAATGTTGCAGAAAGGCCTTAAAGGCGTCCGGGTTCTTGTTCAAGGATGAATGGGCACGCGTCGTTTCAG GAGAAGAACAAGGCATCTCTTCTTGGGTTGCAGTAAATTATGCTCTTGGAAATTTGGGACGCGAGCCTCACGAAACAACTGGAATAGTTGAACTTGGTGGGGGTTCTTTGCAG GATGTAGTCTGGAAATCATTAGAGGAGAGACTGAAATACAGAGAATTGAAGCTTT ATAAATGCCTTCACTCACCATGTAAAATCACTTCATCGTTCCCCGAATTATTAGGCGAGCAAGATTCAAAAAGCTTCTTGTATACTTCTGAG ATTCTTAGGATGGCTCCTAGGACTTTGTTTCAATTAGAGGAAGCAGGCCGACATTACTGTGAAGATCATTGGGATGCTCTCAAAGATCAACATAATGAAATTGATTATCTGGATTTATTGCAGTATTGTTTCTCTTCTGCCTATATGCTGGCTCTATTGCATGATGTTCTTGGGATTGCTATGGAAGAGAAAAG GGTTGGATTTGGGAACGAGAAGATTAACAGTCACGTAGATTGGACACTCGGATCCTTCATAATTGAAACAATGGGAGAACCCCTTGAATTGGAACATATAGATACGGGGATGATACTAGGGAATGAATCAGTcacatatttttcattatttgcatttcttttcttaatcaTACTTGCTGCATTCTTTGTTATGCAATGGAGAAAGCCACAATTGAAGACGGTATATGACCTTGAGAAGGGACACTATATTGTTACAAGAATACGCAG ATCACAGCCCCAGCTATGCACAGAAAGGACCATTGTCTGGAATATGTGGGAGCTAGCTCATTGA
- the LOC106775851 gene encoding uncharacterized protein LOC106775851, with protein sequence MSENVSNSIEINATTSSSTKSRSKNAPGNRSHIGWKHGFDVNGNGRKVKCNYCSKIVSGGIFRFKHHLAGTREDSEPCASVSDEIKNLMIKVVAEAKNASLKKRKINIDEDEEESESLEGGHKIFGLKGKQKVATTSKGGVQATINQMMKKRYKEEVDAQVAEFFYTSXIPFNVIKNPAFAKMCEMIGKYGVGYKPPSYHNIRERLLKEAVNKXDEILEDYKEEWKKTGCTIMSDGWTDRKRRSICNFLVNSPKGTVFLYSLDTSDIXKTADKVFKMLDDVVEFVGEENVVQVVTDNAVNFKAAGELLMQKRERLYWTPCAAH encoded by the coding sequence ATGTCtgaaaatgtatcaaattcAATAGAAATTAATGCAACTACATCTTCATCCACTAAGAGTAGAAGTAAAAATGCTCCAGGAAATCGATCTCATATTGGATGGAAACATGGGTTTGATGTTAATGGTAATGGAAGAAAAGTGAAATGTAACTATTGCTCAAAGATTGTGAGTGGTggtatatttagatttaaacatCATCTTGCTGGAACAAGGGAGGACTCTGAACCTTGTGCTTCTGTTtcggatgaaataaaaaatttgatgataaaagtAGTTGCTGAAGCCAAGAATGCatcattaaagaaaagaaagataaacatTGATGAAGACGAGGAAGAAAGTGAGAGTCTTGAAGGAGGACACAAGATATTCGGTttgaaaggaaaacaaaaagttgCTACTACTAGTAAGGGGGGAGTCCAAGCAACTATAAatcaaatgatgaaaaaaagatacaaagaagaagttGACGCTCAAGTGGCTGAATTCTTTTACACCAGTGNCATtccttttaatgtaattaaaaatccAGCATTTGCAAAGATGTGTGAAATGATTGGTAAGTATGGAGTTGGATACAAACCACCATCTTATCACAACATTAGAGAAAGGCTGTTGAAAGAAGCTGTGAATAAAANAGATGAAATCCTTGAGGATTATAAGGAGGAGTGGAAGAAAACTGGATGTACAATTATGTCGGATGGTTGGACAGATAGAAAAAGACGTTCTATTTGCAACTTCTTGGTGAATAGTCCTAAAGGGACGGTTTTTCTTTATTCACTTGACACTTCAGACATATNAAAAACAGCtgataaagttttcaaaatgttagatgatgttgttgagtttGTTGGAGAAGAAAATGTTGTTCAAGTTGTCACTGATAATGCTGTAAATTTCAAGGCAGCTGGAGAGTTGTTGATGCAAAAGAGAGAAAGATTGTATTGGACTCCATGCGCAGCACATTGA